In Felis catus isolate Fca126 chromosome A2, F.catus_Fca126_mat1.0, whole genome shotgun sequence, the following proteins share a genomic window:
- the F2RL3 gene encoding proteinase-activated receptor 4 isoform X2 has translation MCLLLLLWPLVLGFSLEDGTQAHLTYDELGSTGGGDADTPGPPTGPREGSPLPPKLRSFPGRPWANSSDEVEVSDGSRALLLGWVPTRLVPALYGLTLLVGLPANGLALWVLATRVPRLPSTVLLMNLAVADLLLAFTLPLRVTYHLRDQHWPFGEAACRLTTAGLYGHMYGSVLLLAAISLDRYLGVVHPLRALTLRGWRLATGLCAVAWLAAFAVALPLALQRQTFRLPHSDRVLCHDVLPVGAQASYWRPVFICLAVLGCFLPVLAMLLSYGATLCTLAAGGRRYRPARRLTALVLASAVAFFVPSNALLLLHYSDPGPDAWGNLYAAYVPSLALSTLNSCVDPFVYYYVSAEFRDKVREGLLCWVPGASTASREGGTPGTGTRSTSLV, from the exons ATGTGCCTACTTCTGCTGCTGTGGCCCCTGGTGCTGGGGTTCAGCCTGGAAGATGGCACTCAGGCCCACCTCACTTACGACGAGTTGGGGAGCACGGGGGGAGGTGATG CCGACACACCGGGGCCCCCGACCGGGCCCCGGGAGGGGAGCCCTCTCCCGCCCAAACTGCGCAGCTTCCCCGGCCGGCCCTGGGCCAACAGCAGCGACGAGGTGGAAGTCTCGGACGGCTCTCGGGCGCTGCTGCTGGGCTGGGTGCCCACGAGGCTGGTGCCCGCGCTCTACGGGCTGACTCTGCTGGTCGGGCTCCCCGCCAACGGCCTGGCGCTGTGGGTGCTGGCCACACGGGTGCCGCGGCTGCCCTCCACCGTGCTGCTGATGAACCTGGCGGTCGCCGACCTCCTGCTGGCCTTCACGCTGCCCCTGCGCGTCACCTACCACCTGCGGGACCAGCACTGGCCCTTCGGCGAGGCCGCCTGCCGCCTGACCACGGCCGGGCTGTACGGCCACATGTACGGCTCCGTGCTCCTGCTGGCCGCCATCAGCCTGGACCGCTACCTTGGCGTGGTGCACCCGCTCCGGGCCCTCACCCTGCGGGGCTGGCGCCTGGCCACCGGGCTCTGTGCCGTGGCCTGGCTGGCGGCCTTCGCCGTGGCGCTGCCCCTGGCGCTGCAGCGGCAGACCTTCCGCCTGCCGCACTCGGACCGCGTGCTGTGCCACGATGTGCTGCCCGTGGGCGCTCAGGCCTCCTACTGGCGGCCCGTCTTCATCTGCCTGGCCGTGCTCGGCTGCTTCCTGCCCGTGCTGGCCATGCTGCTGAGCTACGGGGCCACGCTGTGCACGCTGGCGGCCGGCGGCCGGCGCTACAGGCCCGCGCGGAGGCTGACGGCGCTGGTGCTGGCCTCGGCCGTGGCCTTCTTCGTGCCCAGCAACGCGCTGCTGCTGTTGCACTACTCGGACCCCGGCCCGGACGCCTGGGGGAACCTGTATGCCGCCTACGTGCCCAGCCTGGCGCTCAGCACCCTCAACAGCTGCGTGGACCCCTTCGTCTACTACTACGTGTCTGCCGAGTTCAGGGACAAGGTGCGGGAGGGGCTGCTCTGCTGGGTTCCAGGCGCCTCGACGGCCTCCAGGGAGGGGGGCACCCCGGGCACTGGCACCCGGTCCACCTCGCTCGTGTGA
- the F2RL3 gene encoding proteinase-activated receptor 4 isoform X1, with protein MCLLLLLWPLVLGFSLEDGTQAHLTYDELGSTGGGDADTPGPPTGPREGSPLPPKLRSFPGRPWANSSDEVEVSDGSRALLLGWVPTRLVPALYGLTLLVGLPANGLALWVLATRVPRLPSTVLLMNLAVADLLLAFTLPLRVTYHLRDQHWPFGEAACRLTTAGLYGHMYGSVLLLAAISLDRYLGVVHPLRALTLRGWRLATGLCAVAWLAAFAVALPLALQRQTFRLPHSDRVLCHDVLPVGAQASYWRPVFICLAVLGCFLPVLAMLLSYGATLCTLAAGGRRYRPARRLTALVLASAVAFFVPSNALLLLHYSDPGPDAWGNLYAAYVPSLALSTLNSCVDPFVYYYVSAEFRDKKRGKIHTGKKAIQPRGQTLGGRSHSQGAPRPTEATEAGTTA; from the exons ATGTGCCTACTTCTGCTGCTGTGGCCCCTGGTGCTGGGGTTCAGCCTGGAAGATGGCACTCAGGCCCACCTCACTTACGACGAGTTGGGGAGCACGGGGGGAGGTGATG CCGACACACCGGGGCCCCCGACCGGGCCCCGGGAGGGGAGCCCTCTCCCGCCCAAACTGCGCAGCTTCCCCGGCCGGCCCTGGGCCAACAGCAGCGACGAGGTGGAAGTCTCGGACGGCTCTCGGGCGCTGCTGCTGGGCTGGGTGCCCACGAGGCTGGTGCCCGCGCTCTACGGGCTGACTCTGCTGGTCGGGCTCCCCGCCAACGGCCTGGCGCTGTGGGTGCTGGCCACACGGGTGCCGCGGCTGCCCTCCACCGTGCTGCTGATGAACCTGGCGGTCGCCGACCTCCTGCTGGCCTTCACGCTGCCCCTGCGCGTCACCTACCACCTGCGGGACCAGCACTGGCCCTTCGGCGAGGCCGCCTGCCGCCTGACCACGGCCGGGCTGTACGGCCACATGTACGGCTCCGTGCTCCTGCTGGCCGCCATCAGCCTGGACCGCTACCTTGGCGTGGTGCACCCGCTCCGGGCCCTCACCCTGCGGGGCTGGCGCCTGGCCACCGGGCTCTGTGCCGTGGCCTGGCTGGCGGCCTTCGCCGTGGCGCTGCCCCTGGCGCTGCAGCGGCAGACCTTCCGCCTGCCGCACTCGGACCGCGTGCTGTGCCACGATGTGCTGCCCGTGGGCGCTCAGGCCTCCTACTGGCGGCCCGTCTTCATCTGCCTGGCCGTGCTCGGCTGCTTCCTGCCCGTGCTGGCCATGCTGCTGAGCTACGGGGCCACGCTGTGCACGCTGGCGGCCGGCGGCCGGCGCTACAGGCCCGCGCGGAGGCTGACGGCGCTGGTGCTGGCCTCGGCCGTGGCCTTCTTCGTGCCCAGCAACGCGCTGCTGCTGTTGCACTACTCGGACCCCGGCCCGGACGCCTGGGGGAACCTGTATGCCGCCTACGTGCCCAGCCTGGCGCTCAGCACCCTCAACAGCTGCGTGGACCCCTTCGTCTACTACTACGTGTCTGCCGAGTTCAGGGACAAG aagaggggaaagatacacacagggaagaaggccATACAACCACGAGGACAGACACTGGGGGGACGTAGCCACAGCCAAGGAGCCCCACGACCGACAGAGGCCACAGAGGCCGGGACAACAGCCTGA